A portion of the Bacillus marinisedimentorum genome contains these proteins:
- a CDS encoding ketopantoate reductase family protein translates to MIKKKKGRAIKLKIAIMGAGALGGYFGGRWQEAGADVSYIVRPKRAEQLSENGLSIHSVKGDYTVPEPDIIQAGNTGNMPHVDIVFLAVKGYHLEGTLSVLKEMTEKGAKVLPVLNGIEHLDILKEELGEEAVIGGLVYIIATLDDMGHVIHTSDIHNLVFGPLHPSQKEVCSQLQQLNETANLHGIQSEDILTELWNKYMFITAFSGVTAAGNFPIGTVRSHPAAMDLIQSALEEMKQLAHAHGIELTENHVEQAMEKFRSFPDEATSSMHQDRRKGQTIEVEHLLGGALRLGRQKGVNLPHVETIYALLKPYENS, encoded by the coding sequence ATGATTAAGAAAAAGAAAGGGAGAGCGATCAAGTTGAAAATTGCAATTATGGGAGCAGGGGCCCTTGGCGGTTATTTCGGCGGTAGATGGCAGGAAGCCGGCGCCGACGTATCGTACATTGTGCGTCCAAAGCGTGCGGAACAGCTGTCTGAAAACGGTCTGTCTATACATAGCGTCAAAGGCGACTACACTGTGCCTGAACCGGACATCATTCAAGCCGGAAACACCGGCAATATGCCTCATGTGGATATTGTCTTCCTCGCTGTTAAAGGATACCATCTGGAAGGCACCCTTTCCGTGTTGAAAGAAATGACTGAAAAAGGAGCGAAAGTGCTGCCGGTCCTGAACGGGATCGAGCACCTGGATATTCTGAAAGAAGAACTCGGTGAAGAAGCGGTCATCGGCGGCCTGGTCTATATTATCGCAACGCTGGATGACATGGGCCATGTCATTCACACAAGCGACATCCATAATCTCGTATTCGGACCGCTCCATCCTTCCCAGAAAGAAGTTTGCAGCCAGCTGCAGCAGCTGAATGAGACAGCAAATCTGCACGGTATTCAATCTGAAGACATCCTTACCGAACTATGGAACAAGTATATGTTCATTACCGCATTTTCCGGTGTAACTGCAGCCGGAAACTTCCCGATTGGCACGGTCCGTTCCCATCCTGCGGCAATGGATTTAATCCAGTCCGCCCTGGAGGAAATGAAGCAGCTGGCACATGCCCATGGAATCGAATTGACGGAAAACCATGTGGAGCAGGCAATGGAAAAGTTCCGTTCTTTCCCCGATGAAGCCACATCCTCCATGCATCAGGACCGACGCAAAGGCCAGACAATTGAAGTGGAGCACCTGCTAGGCGGAGCGCTGCGCCTCGGCCGGCAAAAAGGCGTGAACCTGCCTCATGTTGAGACAATTTATGCTTTATTGAAACCTTATGAAAATAGCTGA
- a CDS encoding VOC family protein, whose amino-acid sequence MKWHHAGIETECLDESAAFYSAMFGFHSVKRLQLLGESLIFMRIHDITIELVERTASHAGGGSPVHLAWEVDDLDREMEALEKKGLIPSEGPFAAENGWKVAFYEGPGAEVIELVETNK is encoded by the coding sequence ATGAAGTGGCATCATGCCGGAATAGAAACGGAGTGCCTGGATGAGTCGGCGGCCTTTTACAGTGCCATGTTCGGGTTCCACAGCGTAAAACGCCTGCAGCTGCTGGGTGAATCATTGATTTTCATGCGTATTCACGACATTACGATTGAACTTGTGGAGCGTACGGCTTCTCATGCCGGAGGAGGAAGTCCCGTTCATCTTGCCTGGGAGGTTGATGATCTGGATCGTGAAATGGAAGCCCTGGAGAAGAAAGGATTAATCCCATCGGAAGGGCCATTCGCTGCGGAGAATGGGTGGAAAGTCGCTTTTTATGAAGGGCCGGGGGCAGAAGTGATTGAGCTGGTGGAAACAAACAAATAA
- a CDS encoding SDR family oxidoreductase translates to MKQSKTVMITGASKGLGRALALAFARQRVKLALCSRNEENLQQVKDEAEKFGAEVVAVAADVSKPWDVDRFVSIAEAAFGKIDVLINNASIFGPGPTLLADYQPEVFSEVMNVNVMNPFLVTKRVLPGMLARKEGSIINLTSEAGKTGFGEWGAYGVSKFAVEGLTQTWADELEGTGVRMNMVDPGEMDTDMHEQAVPGCDYELADPKDCTGVFLYLASAEAYEVNGRRFEAQVSAGEEVPYYGS, encoded by the coding sequence ATGAAACAATCGAAAACAGTAATGATCACAGGAGCATCAAAAGGGCTGGGGAGGGCACTGGCGCTGGCTTTTGCCAGGCAGAGGGTGAAGCTTGCCCTTTGTTCAAGGAATGAAGAGAACCTTCAGCAGGTGAAGGATGAAGCGGAAAAGTTCGGAGCGGAGGTTGTGGCGGTTGCGGCTGATGTCTCAAAGCCCTGGGATGTGGATCGGTTTGTATCGATTGCTGAGGCCGCTTTCGGGAAGATTGATGTATTGATCAACAATGCATCCATTTTCGGGCCGGGGCCGACACTTCTTGCTGATTACCAGCCGGAAGTTTTTTCGGAGGTGATGAATGTGAATGTCATGAATCCCTTTTTGGTGACAAAACGGGTTCTGCCGGGAATGCTGGCGCGCAAGGAAGGCTCCATCATCAATTTGACATCAGAAGCTGGAAAAACGGGTTTTGGCGAGTGGGGTGCATACGGCGTATCAAAGTTTGCGGTCGAAGGGCTTACACAAACGTGGGCGGATGAACTGGAAGGAACAGGAGTCCGGATGAATATGGTCGATCCCGGGGAAATGGATACGGATATGCATGAACAAGCGGTGCCCGGGTGTGATTATGAGCTTGCAGATCCGAAAGATTGTACGGGTGTCTTTTTGTATCTTGCATCTGCTGAAGCGTATGAGGTGAACGGCCGGCGGTTTGAGGCGCAGGTTTCGGCCGGGGAAGAGGTGCCGTATTATGGAAGCTGA
- a CDS encoding S-adenosylmethionine:tRNA ribosyltransferase-isomerase, which yields MEAEIQSFQIPDHLNAAVPAEKRLNKTRDDVRMLVLGRRTGHRIHDHFYSLVNYLEAGDVLVLNNSRTIPPVLKGMQNGRVIETRLSRRISNTCWEAFLPGKVVSAGEPIQFPGGIKAIAAGKGSEAPLVRLLFSEGGPALWNMIYKYGEPVRYEYIDSDLPLDTYQTVYASVPGSVEMPSAGRAFTWKLLNGLQKKGVKITFLQLHAGLSYYENNRWPDPGSRPESYHIPAETAQLINEAREKGKRIIAAGTTAVRALETAAARNGTVKAGGGETTLYIHGDYRLKTVDGLLTGFHEPEASHLHMLTAFVKEGRLLKTYREALQKGYLWHEFGDMNLILPEVDQ from the coding sequence ATGGAAGCTGAAATACAGAGCTTTCAAATCCCGGATCACTTGAACGCTGCCGTTCCGGCCGAAAAACGCCTAAATAAGACAAGGGATGATGTCAGGATGCTTGTTCTCGGCCGCCGCACTGGCCACCGGATTCATGACCATTTTTACAGTCTTGTGAACTACCTGGAAGCAGGAGATGTCCTTGTTCTGAATAACAGCCGGACAATACCTCCCGTTTTAAAAGGGATGCAAAACGGCAGGGTGATTGAAACCAGACTATCAAGACGCATTTCCAATACATGCTGGGAAGCATTTTTGCCGGGAAAAGTGGTCAGTGCGGGGGAACCGATTCAATTTCCCGGCGGTATCAAGGCAATTGCCGCGGGAAAAGGAAGTGAAGCTCCGCTTGTACGCCTTCTTTTTTCCGAAGGAGGTCCGGCACTCTGGAATATGATTTATAAATACGGGGAACCGGTCCGATATGAATATATTGATAGCGATTTGCCGCTCGATACTTACCAGACCGTATATGCATCAGTACCGGGGTCTGTGGAAATGCCTTCAGCTGGAAGAGCGTTCACCTGGAAACTGTTGAACGGGCTTCAGAAAAAAGGTGTGAAGATCACGTTTTTGCAGCTTCATGCCGGTCTGAGCTACTATGAAAACAACCGATGGCCCGACCCGGGCAGCCGCCCTGAATCTTATCATATTCCGGCAGAAACCGCCCAACTTATAAATGAGGCAAGGGAAAAAGGAAAGAGGATCATCGCAGCAGGAACAACCGCAGTACGGGCACTGGAGACAGCGGCGGCCAGAAATGGGACCGTCAAAGCAGGCGGTGGAGAAACAACGCTGTATATCCACGGGGATTACCGGTTGAAGACGGTTGATGGGCTTTTAACGGGCTTTCATGAACCGGAGGCGAGCCACCTTCACATGCTCACAGCATTCGTAAAAGAAGGCAGGTTATTAAAGACATACCGTGAAGCATTACAAAAAGGATATCTATGGCATGAATTTGGTGATATGAATCTTATTTTGCCGGAGGTGGACCAGTAA